In a single window of the Diospyros lotus cultivar Yz01 chromosome 10, ASM1463336v1, whole genome shotgun sequence genome:
- the LOC127812181 gene encoding 60S ribosomal protein L23 isoform X1 — protein MSKRGRGGSAGNKFRMSLGLPVAATVNCADNTGAKNLYIISVKGIKGRLNRLPSACVGDMVMATVKKGKPDLRKKVMPAVIVRQRKPWRRKDGVYMYFEDNAGVIVNPKGEMKGSAITGPIGKECADLWPRIASAANAIV, from the exons ATGTCGAAGCGAG GGCGTGGAGGATCGGCGGGGAACAAGTTCCGGATGTCACTGGGTCTGCCGGTGGCGGCGACGGTGAACTGCGCCGACAACACCGGGGCAAAGAACCTGTATATCATCTCGGTGAAGGGGATCAAGGGCAGGCTAAATCGGTTGCCCTCGGCATGTGTCGGCGACATGGTTATGGCCACCGTGAAAAAGGGGAAGCCTGACCTTAGAAAGAAGGTGATGCCCGCCGTCATCGTCCGGCAGCGCAAGCCGTGGCGCCGAAAGGACGGTGTCTACATGTACTTTGAAG ATAATGCTGGAGTCATTGTCAATCCGAAGGGTGAAATGAAAG GGTCTGCTATCACCGGTCCCATTGGCAAGGAGTGTGCCGATCTGTGGCCAAGGATTGCTAGTGCAGCCAATGCTATAGTCTAG
- the LOC127812253 gene encoding uncharacterized protein LOC127812253: MEITVVKAEKDNQKKENPSESRSEDMELAGESSLSKRLVKKSKPKEMLVLNALLSQCGESCVKQSSFRRILRLKKRMPKHIISLDEKYLRHCLELMYVHAAKTASCSIHERLYCSQTGNFLDSPNALKIGNRYTCDLTKFVFKCPLEVGTGSLVISTAGEWIVGTIMGSKSMMNILNSPLFSKFGVVEGGINFGKTNLSDAKKSVGSNFLSSPGWFSISSSQKLGKKTLLLGNDRHGSETVHKRIVSPSSTNSTLSDQSSSLIPSGFTQAMLQCTLKDGFPHYVFSLDNQKEVYLANLCKAKSPDDKVFDHMYMFHSQDGGRKQHDICTNESALVGRMRVSTTVTLCPDNSEIKETQFVLFGSDEISETDVRSSGLNPKKSKGLSRKMAEVFKTGHPSRERSSFKFTGASTIHENFSGKGSSDLITVPSPLGAVNLSDNQFPPNLELAAIIVKNHIHPTRQEVKIGGWGLKFLKKVESKEGIASLEVPPSESCLRNMNDCSTSVDVLIPAGFHGRPRSRIGGPSSLTERWRSGGLCDCGGWDIGCPLTVLNTRHSKKEVLPQADTQGECQSFDLCIQDSSQGTPIMKMVNVRDRLHFVHFQSTLSALQSFSIAVAILHTQSPVPKPKVYRS, translated from the exons ATGGAAATTACAGTTGTCAAAGCAGAAAAAGacaatcaaaagaaagaaaatccgTCAGAGAGCAGAAGTGAGGACATGGAACTAGCAGGTGAGAGTAGTTTGTCCAAAAGGTTGGTGAAAAAGTCAAAGCCTAAAGAGATGTTGGTATTAAATGCTTTGCTATCACAGTGTGGTGAAAGTTGTGTTAAGCAATCATCATTTCGACGAATTCTAAGATTAAAAAAGAGGATGCCTAAGCATATAATTAGTCTTGACGAGAAGTATCTTCGGCATTGCTTGGAATTGATGTATGTCCATGCAGCAAAAACAGCTTCATGCAGTATTCACGAGAGATTGTACTGTTCACAGACGGGTAATTTCTTAGACAGCCCAAATGCACTGAAAATTGGAAATAGGTATACCTGTGATTTAACTAAATTTGTTTTCAAGTGCCCATTGGAAGTGGGGACTGGGAGTCTTGTTATAAGCACTGCAGGGGAATGGATAGTTGGTACTATCATGGGGAGCAAGAGTATGATGAACATATTGAATAGCCCTTTATTTAGCAAATTTGGTGTTGTAGAGGGTGGGATCAACTTTGGGAAGACAAATCTAAGTGATGCCAAGAAGTCAGTGGGTTCTAATTTTTTGAGTTCTCCTGGTTGGTTTAGTATTAGTTCATCACAAAAGCTAGGGAAGAAGACTTTGCTACTCGGAAATGATAGGCATGGATCTGAGACTGTACACAAAAGGATAGTTTCTCCATCAAGCACAAACTCTACCTTATCAGATCAGTCTTCCTCTTTGATACCGTCTGGTTTTACTCAAGCAATGCTCCAATGCACATTGAAGGATGGCTTCCCTCATTATGTCTTCTCGTTAGATAATCAGAAGGAAGTCTATCTAGCAAATTTGTGCAAGGCCAAGTCACCTGATGACAAGGTATTTGATCATATGTACATGTTTCATTCACAAGATGGCGGCAGAAAACAACATGATATTTGTACTAATGAGTCAGCTCTTGTTGGTAGGATGAGAGTATCTACAACAGTTACACTCTGTCCAGATAATTCTGAAATTAAGGAGACACAGTTTGTTTTGTTTGGTTCTGATGAGATTTCTGAGACAGATGTGCGAAGTTCTGGCCTTAACCCTAAGAAGAGTAAAGGGTTGTCAAGGAAGATGGCTGAAGTATTCAAAACTGGCCACCCATCTAGGGAAAGGAGTTCCTTCAAGTTCACAGGGGCGAGCACCATACATGAAAACTTTTCTGGGAAAGGATCTTCCGATTTAATCACTGTTCCCAGTCCACTAGGTGCAGTCAATCTTTCAGATAATCAGTTTCCACCAAATCTTGAATTGGCTGCCATCATTGTTAAAAACCACATACATCCTACACGTCAGGAGGTAAAAATTGGAGGATGGGGCCTAAAATTTCTCAAGAAAGTTGAGAGTAAGGAGGGTATTGCTTCTCTAGAAGTCCCACCTTCTGAGAGTTGCTTGAGAAACATGAATGATTGTTCAACAAGCGTGGATGTTTTAATCCCAGCAGGTTTTCATGGCAGGCCAAGAAGCAGAATTGGTGGCCCTTCGAGCCTCACGGAGAGGTGGAGATCTGGTGGTCTTTGTGACTGTGGTGGCTGGGACATTGGGTGTCCACTCACAGTACTCAACACTAGACACAGCAAAAAAGAAGTTTTGCCCCAGGCTGACACGCAGGGGGAATGCCAGTCATTTGATTTATGCATACAG GATTCATCGCAAGGGACTCCTATAATGAAGATGGTGAACGTGCGTGACAGGTTGCATTTTGTTCATTTCCAGTCAACTCTGTCAGCTTTACAGTCTTTCTCAATCGCGGTTGCTATTCTTCATACTCAGAGTCCAGTCCCCAAACCAAAGGTGTACAGGAGTTGA